The Ictalurus punctatus breed USDA103 chromosome 15, Coco_2.0, whole genome shotgun sequence DNA window aatggaGATAAAACGATTATCGTGCCGCGTTCCGTTTCGCACCGCtctcattttgtgtttttaaaaaccgCACGCCGGGTTTTCTTTACAGCAGTGCGCTTTTGAATCTCCCTGAAAGGCCAAACTCACTCCACGTCAGGCTGTGGCGTTTTTAGTTCagcgtctcgcccaaggacacttcggcatgtggagtcacgtgggccgagaatcgaaccgccgaccctacgattagtggacaacccactctaggacctgagccacagccgcgcTCCTGACAAGAGTTTTCCTAGTTACAGGTCGAAAATTTCGAGACATGAACGCAGTGCTAATACGAAGCACCGtgtaaatctaaaaataaagtgGCCACGCCTATAAACGACAGGGTGATGTGACTCGAGGACAGGACAACGTTTTTGAAAATCTTTAGCGTCCAGTGTCTACCAATTTAAAAGTGAAAGTGTGACGTGTaaatttctaaaaaataaacaaacatgcacttattgtgattctctctctctctctctctctctctctctctctctctctctagtatGGAAGGCTCATAGACCTGTGCCAGCCCACTCAGAAAAAGTACCAGATCGCCGTAACCAAAGTTCTGGGCAAAAACATGGACGCCATCATCGTGGACTCGGAGAAGACCGGACGTGACTGCATCCAGTACATCAAAGAGCAGAGAGGAGAACCTGAAACCTTCTTACCTCTGGACTATCTCGAGGTGAACTTTCTGTAGTTTTGCCGTCGAGATCAGACGCtcagtgtgtttattattttttgtagaCAAACGTATTAATCGTCCCTGCGCTCTCGTCGTCAGGTCAAACCCACGGACGAGAAGCTGCGCGAGCTGCGCGGTGCCAAGCTGGTGATCGACGTCATTCGCTACGAGCCTCCACAGATCAAGAAAGCTCTGCAGTACGCCTGCGGGAACGCGCTCGTGTGCGAGAACGTAGAGGACGCCCGCCGGATCGCTTTCGGAGGACCGTACAGGCACAAGGTCCTCGTTACTTCGCGATTATGTGTTGCGTTAACGTAGCGGGCATTTTTACTGCAAATAATTGATTTCTATAAAGTTCTACAAACAGTCTTTGTTTCTCTGTCCAAAACATATCCTCTAGTTAAATAGCTCAGGGTGTGAGAAGTCTATCGAGCTTAAAAACCTTGTTAGAAAGGAGATAcagggacaaaaaaaacacgtgtGTGTAAAACGTTTGCCTTTTCGGTTCACAGACCGTGGCTCTAGACGGAACACTGTTCCAGAAGTCCGGTGTGATCTCTGGAGGCGCGAGTGACCTGAAGGCCAAAGCTCGCCGCTGGGACGAGAAAGCCGTGGACAAGCTGAAGGACAGGAAGGAAAAACTCACCGACGAGCTCAAGGTGAAAACCGTAGAAAATGTTTGTGCGTGAGGCCGGAACGGTGCGGGCAATCGGGTGGCTGAACGACGTGTTCTGTCCTGTGTAGGAGCAAATGAAGGCGAAAAGAAAGGAGGCGGAGCTTCGTCAGGTGCAGTCTCAGGCTCACGGGCTGCAGATGAGGCTGAAGTACTCTCAGAGCGACCTCGAGCAGACCAAAACTCGCCATCTGTCCTTAAATATGCAGGTCTGGTAATTACagaaaatatgtatatgtatgtatgtacacgTCATAATGCTATGTTTAAGACACAGCTACGTtgaaaaaattaatttttttattttaggaaaAATCCAAGCTAGAGAGCGAGCTGGCCAACTTTGGGCCCCGTATCAACGACATCAAGAGGATCATCCAATCAcgtgagagagaaatgaaggaGCTCAAAGACCGCATGAACTTGGTACGAGGAAAAACATCATTGAGTTAGAACGCAACGGAGGACGAGAAAACGTCCTGTCCGAGGTCTGTATTTACGTCTGttatcatttgtttttgtttgtttgtttctccagGTGGAGGACGAAGTGTTCTTGGAGTTCTGCAAGGAGATCGGCGTGAGGAACATCCGTGAGTTTGAGGAGGAGAAAGTGAAACGGCAGAATGAGATCGCAAAGAAGCGGTGAGATTCGAATGAAAATTGCCCCTTTCTGGgtttatacagaaatattatCACACGAATATTCTAATAATTCATTAGTATGATATGAATTTCTTGAATTCTCGATATCGATTGGGTCCGAAGGTGCTGAATAACTTTCTGGTTCTGTAAATcgctggtttatattaatgcacttcttCTGATACGTcttcgtttctatagtaacgactcatTCACGGGGATTTTTGTGTGGCGAACACACCACGTAATCTGAgacttaccccccccccccgatgaTTATTCGGGCTTGTTTTAAAACCGATATATTCCTCACGCAGCTTGGAGTTTGAGACCCAGAAGACTCGCCTAGCGATCCAGCTGGATTACGAGAAGAACCAGCTGAAGGAGGACCAGGAGAAGGTCATCATGTGGGAGCAGACGGTGAAGAAGGACGAGAGCGAGATCGAAAGACTAAAGAAGGTGAAGGATGTTTCTAGAACGTTCACATTGTTAAATGTTCTGACGCGCGTACGTTCGGAACCTGTGTTTCACCGTGTCTGTGTGTCCGTATGACGGTTTCTAACAGGAAGAGCAGAGGCACATGAAGATCATCGATGAGACCATGGCTCAGCTTCAGGACTTGAAGAATCAGCACCTCACCAAGAAGTCGGAGGTCAACGACAAAAACCACGAAATGGAAGAAATCCGTAAGAAACTCGGTGGAGCCAACaagtgagggttttttttttgttgttgttgttgttgtttactctGGCTGTTTTTATGAGTACTCGAAACAAGTTATGTTTGGCCGATGAGAAAACGCAGTGAAGGGAGCTGGAAGAGTAAAAGCGAACTGTATTGGATAAGCGCTATATAAACACTGTCGTGTATGTGTTCGTGTGCGTTTAGAGAGCTGACACAGCTTCAGAAGGAGGTCACGGCCATTGAGACGAAGCTGGAGCAGAAGCGCAGCGACAGACACAACCTGCTGCAGGCCTGCAAAATGCAGGACATCAAACTTCCTCTCAGATCAGGAACCATGGACGACATCAGCCAGGAGGAGGTCGTTTATTCCgtcgattcattttcataatgcGGTTAAAGCGAACCCGCTGGTTTATACTCGACACAGCAGCAGGGCGAGCAGCGTTGATCGCGCACTCGGCCGTGCACCGTAAACAGTAGCACTAGACGAAACATCAGAGGCAAAATCATCCACGTTTCTCCTTTAAAATGTCCGGCAGTCGTCATGATTGTCGTCATGAACCGACCTTACATTCAGAAGTGTTTAGTCATCTTAAAGATCCAGTACTGAAAACAGAactttttattatgtttaaagGCTGTatgagaggtttttaaaattcatacactaacGTGGTTGGACACGACGTTGGTTTGTTTATTCAGTTGTGGACACAGGATGATGTTTGTATCGTACCACGCAGACATGTCACGATCATTTCTAAGGATGTGCACGAGCCGTGCTCTCCGAACGAGCAGGATACATACGCGCGGCAGCCGTCTTGTCTACGTGTAGTTCAGAGCTAGTATGATTGTAATCAAACGCTGTAAAGTCTTAAGGCCATGAGATTGAATGGAAATTTCGAAGGGGATAAAAGCTGCTTCAGACCTTCCTGGAGTGAGATCTGACTTAAGACTGTTTATAGTTTTAGACCCTCGGATCATCAGTTCCCATGTTTATCTCCAATCAAACTCTGCGTAAATGTTTGTGAAGACGTTCACAAACTCGTTCAGCACGTCAGTCTCAGGGCCGAAATATCCGGACGCTTCTTTCATGTATTAGCAACTATATTATGATATGATAGATGTTATCGCGAACAAACTATTGTTTGTTAGTTGGTACTAGTGTTTGCgaattcaaatttttttaatatatatacttTAAACTATTAAATCGTCCGGAACCGATAGCTTAAAGACAGTAAAATgagcatttccaccatttcgGGTAATATTCCGTTGTAGgctaatttattttatttatttatttattttagatgatacattttattaattaaatatagtGATCTGATGTTAACTGTACACTTGTCTGATGTCAGCTAGCTCAAACACTCATcgattttagattttatttcacattactGAATGCGTGGAAtaaggggcggggcttaaagCACCTGAGCTAATCGTTTGTACTGATCTCCAGTTCTTACTGGTGTATTTTTGAGCGACGACACCTGCTAATGCGCCCGTTTTAAAGTAATAATTGTTCACATTCACAGGGAAGTTCTCAGGAAGAAAGTCTGAGCAGCAGCCAGAAAACATCCAGCACCGTTTTAGCCAAAGAGGCTCTCATCGAGATCGACTACAGCAGCCTGTCTGAAGACCTGAaggtactttatttatttatttgtttgtttgtttgtttatttaaacaaacatacagTCGATTCTTTTTTCCGTCGAATTCCAAGAACGTTCGTGCggtttgaagaagaaaaaaaaatcgctcCAGCTCCTAGTacgattttttattattactgattCAATGTTAGTCCAAAAACTGTCAATTCCAGGACTAAActgaattgtgtaaaaaaaaaaaaaaaaaaatttatttaaaaaataataataattaaattcttaatgtttttatttgcctgaatgaaattattaaaaatttctGCAGGATAGcgtttagattttttaaaaaagatgtaTTTTAATTGATCATTTTAACCTGTTTGTTGTCATGGAAATAGCCATGCTAGCTGGTATGGCgttaaattataaacaaacacGCAAACAAGATGAAGGTCGTTCGTCCAAGCTGATGAACTCGGTGGTTTTTATGTTGTCTGCGTACCTCAGGACTCTCTGTCGGAGGATGAGATCAAAGGCGAGATGAACACCCTTCAGCAGAGGCTTAACGAGCAGCAGAGCATCCTCCAGAGGATCAGCGCTCCCAACATGAAGGCCATGGAGAAGCTGGAGAGCGTCCGAGACAAATTCCAGGAGACGAGTGACGGTCAGAGCCGGTTTAGTTCTTCCCGTGGTTCCTCGTGTGGTTCTCTTCCCCAGGTTATGAAGAATAATCTAAACTCTTAACGATGTTATCGTACGCTGTCACGGTTTCAGAATTCGAGGCCGCTAGGAAGAGAGCGAAGAAAGCCAAGCAGGCGTTCGAGCAGATCAAGAAGGAGCGGTTCGATCGCTTCAACGCCTGCTTCGAGTCCGTCGCCACCAACATCGACGAGATCTACAAAGCACTCTCGCGCAACAGCAGCGCTCAGGTGAATTCCCCTCCTTATCTCGAGAAATCCGTATCGGCGAGCGTGACGAATCCCTGCCGTTAAAATTCCGGGTCGTGTAATTCCAGGCTTTCCTCggaccggagaacccggaggagcCGTACCTGGACGGGATCAACTATAACTGCGTGGCTCCTGGGAAACGTTTCAGACCCATGGACAATTtatcaggaggagagaagaccGTCGCCGCTCTCGCGTTACTCTTCGCCATTCACAGGTGAGAACGTCTGCGTAATTACGAGAGCTCACGATCCCAACTCGGTCAAAAACAGTCATCAGTAACATCTTGCATCATGACACTAATGACATATTAATAGCACTTATTTGTCTTCCAGCTATAAACCTGCTCCTTTCTTCGTGCTCGACGAAATCGACGCGGCTCTGGACAACACCAACATCGGCAAGGTCGGCGTTCCGGGCGGCGCTAAATTTATCCGCTCTTAACCGAACGTCCCGATCACGTCGATCTTAACGCATTCACGTGTTTACTTGCAGGTCGCTAACTACATTAAAGACCAGTCCGTCCAGAACTTCCAAGCCATCGTC harbors:
- the LOC108276059 gene encoding structural maintenance of chromosomes protein 1A, with protein sequence MGYLKLIEIENFKSYKGRQIIGPFHKFTAIIGPNGSGKSNLMDAISFVLAEKTSNLRVKTLKDLIHGAPVGKPAANRAFVSMVYQEDNGEERSFTRVIIGSSSEYRINSKVVGLPEYSEELEKLGILIKARNFLVFQGAVESIAMKNPKERTALFEEISRSGELAQEYDRRKKEMVKAEEDTQFNYHRKKNIAAERKEAKQEKEEAERYQRLKDEVVRANVQLQLFKLYHNECEIEKLNRELAQRNKEIDKDRKRMDRVEEELKEKKKELGRMMRDQQTVEKEIKEKDAELNQKRPQYIKAKENTAHKIKKLEAARKSLQNAQKCYKKRKADMDELEREQRAVETARQEFEERMEEEAQSQGQDLQLEENQVKAYHRLKEEASKRAATLAQELEKFNRDQKADQDRLDLEERKKVETEAKIKQKIREIEENQKRIEKLEDYITTSRQSLDEQKRMEEELTEEVEQAKRRIDEINMELNQVMEQLGDARIDRQENSRQQRKAEIMESIKRLYPGSVYGRLIDLCQPTQKKYQIAVTKVLGKNMDAIIVDSEKTGRDCIQYIKEQRGEPETFLPLDYLEVKPTDEKLRELRGAKLVIDVIRYEPPQIKKALQYACGNALVCENVEDARRIAFGGPYRHKTVALDGTLFQKSGVISGGASDLKAKARRWDEKAVDKLKDRKEKLTDELKEQMKAKRKEAELRQVQSQAHGLQMRLKYSQSDLEQTKTRHLSLNMQEKSKLESELANFGPRINDIKRIIQSREREMKELKDRMNLVEDEVFLEFCKEIGVRNIREFEEEKVKRQNEIAKKRLEFETQKTRLAIQLDYEKNQLKEDQEKVIMWEQTVKKDESEIERLKKEEQRHMKIIDETMAQLQDLKNQHLTKKSEVNDKNHEMEEIRKKLGGANKELTQLQKEVTAIETKLEQKRSDRHNLLQACKMQDIKLPLRSGTMDDISQEEGSSQEESLSSSQKTSSTVLAKEALIEIDYSSLSEDLKDSLSEDEIKGEMNTLQQRLNEQQSILQRISAPNMKAMEKLESVRDKFQETSDEFEAARKRAKKAKQAFEQIKKERFDRFNACFESVATNIDEIYKALSRNSSAQAFLGPENPEEPYLDGINYNCVAPGKRFRPMDNLSGGEKTVAALALLFAIHSYKPAPFFVLDEIDAALDNTNIGKVANYIKDQSVQNFQAIVISLKEEFYTKADSLIGVYPEQGDCVISKVLTFDLSQYPDANPNPNE